The window ATCACCTAATGGATTCTACATCAAAGGAAGTGATAACGCATGTCCTATCTCAAGTTAAAGATGCAAGCAGACCAAGCCATTGCCCTAAGTATTGAGAGATCCCTTGTACAGTTAAAGAAAGACACTACCAGTATTGTACAGAGTGTTAGGTCTGGAACCGAGCGAGCAAGTTGGTATGGTTCCTGTTTGTTTGATGACTACAAAGACGTATGCCGGCAGTTGAGACAAGAAGATACCCGCATGTTGTTATCGATACGGCAGTTATACCAGCGTAAAGATGTAGTACTTGATATGGTGGAAATCTATTTTAAGATAAAACTCAGTAGGATCAGCAGCCCAGGTCAGAATAAGGTTATGCAAACCATCATTGAAAAACTTGCTAACCATGCCTCAGAAAAGTTTTCAAAATTGTCAGTTGCCTATACGATCGCAAAACTAATTACTGAATCCCAGGATTTCAAAGAATCACATATTAACATCATCAATAAAAGTAGTTTAGTTGCCGTAAACGTTTTAAGCTTCTATGGAAAAATGCAAAAAGCTGCACTATCTGCTAGAAAACTTCAATTTTCAGATCCTAACTATTACGCAGCTCTCTACAAAGAAAACCTAGAGTTGTTGTATTTTATGATCGAGCCAGAAATGAACAAGATCATCTACCTGACTAATTCAGGTTCTAGTGATGAAGAAGAAATAATTTTCCTAATGAACAAGATTCTCACAAAATGAAGTGGTTAATTGATTGGCTGGGTAACTCGTTCGCTTACCTAATCCCTATCGTACTCATTATTGTTGGCGGAGTTATTTTCGTTTCAGTGTTCCCAAACTCTGGTTTTTATCTCACTCTTCTTTGGGCTATCGTCGTATGTGTAGCCTATGTGAAGTGGTCCAAGTGGTTGTAGTTACTTTTGTAATCCATAGTAATATTATAGTCCGGTAAAATCATGTACCAGTGGTTGCCGCCACTGCTAGAAAGCCCCCTTGTAAGCAATCCCTGCAAAACGACCCATTCACTTTTAGAGATCAGATAGCCCACAGGCAGCGCGTTGCGCGGGCCGTGATTCAGCAAATCACCCAGAAGAATCAGCCACTTTGTTCAAAACGCTCCAGCACCCGTTCGGCGGCGGGCAGTGACCCATGAATGTCGTAGGCGAACATCAGTTTCATAACCTTGTACTTAGCAGGGAAATAACCGCTATTTTACCCTGCCTCCGCCGCGCGGCAAGCCGCAGCCGCGCCTGGAAAAAATTATGCTACGGCGCGTACAGATAGCATCGGACGAATCTCACATAGCCTGCTATTCTTAGCTGCTATTGTTGGTATCCCTATAGTTAGATCTCTGAAATACCTTTGTGCGCGGCGAAGACCGCAGCAACGTGCAATGAATTGCAGATCACCTTACCGCAGGAGGCAACATGATTGACCTGTATTACGCACCGACTCCCAATGGTCACAAGATCACTCTGTTTCTGGAAGAGGTTGGCTTACCCTATCGTATCCACCGCGTAAACATCAGCGCCGGCGACCAGTTCAAGCCGGAGTTCCTGAGCATTTCCCCCAACAACAAAATCCCGGCGATCGTCGATCAGCAGCCGGTGGACGGCGGCGCCCCCATCAGCCTGTTCGAATCCGGCGAAATTCTGCTCTATCTGGCGGAGAAGACCGGCAAGCTGTTGAGCAAAGGCCTGCGCGAACGCGCCGCCACGCTGCAATGGCTGTTCTGGCAGGTGGCAGGCTTCGGGCCAATGCTTGGGCAGAACCACCACTTCAATCACTACGCCCCGCAACCGGTGCCATACGCCATCGAGCGTTACCACCTGGAAACCAAGCGGCTGTATGGCGTGCTGGAAGCCGAACTGCAAAAACATCCCTACCTGGGCGGCGACAACTACAGCATCGCTGATATCGCCACCTACCCTTGGGTGGTGTCGCATCCGCGCCAGCGCATCGATCTGGCGGATTATCCGGCGGTGCGCAACTGGTTCGAACGCATCAGCAACCGGCCGGCGACCGAGCGCGCCTACAAGCTAGCCGAGCAGGCTTAATTCTTGCGGCTCCCCGGCCCGCCGGGGAGTTCGCCCGCACGTTATCTTTTCCCTACTTTCCGTGTATTCTGATCGCCAATAATCAGACCTATGGAGAATCTCTGATGTCTTTCAGTCAACCCGACGCCATTATTCGTATCAAAAACCTGCGGTTGCGTACGTTCATCGGTATCAAGGAAGAGGAAATCAACAACCGTCAGGATATCCTGATAAACGTGGCGATCCACTACCCGGCGGAGCGGGCGCGCAACAGCGAGAATATCGACGACGCGCTCAACTACCGCACCATCACCAAGGCGATCATCCGCCACGTGGAGGATAACCGCTTCGCCTTGCTGGAAAAATTAACTCAGGATGTGCTCGATATCGTAAAAGAACACGCCTGGGTAACCTATGCTGAAGTGGAGATAGATAAATTATTGGCCCTGCGCTATGCCGATTCGGTTTCCATGACCATGAGCTATCGCCGGGGCTAAATCTAAATCAGGGAGACAGATCATGCGAGTCCTGATCACCGGCGCAACAGGATTGATAGGGAGCAGCCTGACAACGCGGCTGCTGGCGCTTTCTCATCAGATAACCGTGCTGACGCGCGACCCACAACGCGCCCGCAGCCGCCTCGGCGATCGGCCAACCTACCGGCAAACGCTGGATGACTGCACCTCGCTGGACGAGTTTGACGCGGTGATCAACCTGGCCGGCGAGCCTATCGCCGACAAACGCTGGAGCGCGGCGCAGAAAGAGCGCCTGTGCCATAGCCGCTGGGATCTGACCGAACGCCTGGCGGCGCTGATCGGCGCCGGCAGCGCGCCGCCCAGCGTGCTGATTTCCGGCTCCGCCGTCGGCTATTATGGCGATCAGGGCCAGGCGGTGGTCACTGAAGAAGAGCCTCCGCATGATGAATTCACCCACCAGCTGTGCCAACGCTGGGAATCGCTGGCGCTGCAGGCGCAGAGCGACGCCACCCGGGTCTGCCTGCTGCGCACCGGCGTGGTGCTGGCGCCTCAGGGCGGCGCCTTGGCCAAAATGCTGCCGCCGTTCCGGCTGGGCCTCGGCGGCCCTATCGGCGACGGCCGTCAATATCTGCCGTGGATCCATCTGGAAGACATGATCAACGGCATCGTTTTTCTGCTGGACCACGATACCCTGCAAGGCCCGTTCAATATGGTCGCCCCTTACCCGGTGCACAACGAGCAATTCGCCGCGCAGTTGGCCAACGTGCTCGATCGCCCGGCATTTATGCGGGTACCGGCCTTTGCCATGCGTTTATTGATGGGGGAAGCGGCGGTGTTGGTGCTCGGCGGCCAGCGGGCGGTACCGAGACGGCTGGAAGAGGCCGGCTTCCATTTCCGCTATCTGGAATTGGAGCAGGCGCTGGACGATGTTATCAATCAGCAGCGGGCCGCAGCCCGCTGACTGTCATTTCAACGCGCCGGACAGAAACTGCTGCAGGCGTTGGCTTTTGGGGTTGCCAAACAGCTCGGCCGGCGGCCCCTGTTCTTCAATCAGCCCCTTGTGCAGGAAAATCACATGGTTGGACACGTGGCGCGCAAACTCCATTTCGTGCGTCACCACCACCATGGTTTTCCCCTCCTCCGCCAGCTTTTGCATGATGCGCAGCACTTCGCCCACCAGCTCAGGGTCCAGCGCCGAGGTCGGCTCATCGAACAGCAGCACTTCCGGCTCCATCGCCAACGCACGGGCGATGGAAACGCGCTGCTGCTGGCCGCCCGACAGATGCACCGGGTATTTGCCGCGCGCCCGTTCGTCGATGCCCACCTTGTCCAGGTAGCGCACCGCACGCTCGCGCGCTTCGGCCTTGCTCAGCCCCAGCACCTGCACCGGCGCCTCCATCACGTTCTCCAGCACCGTCATGTGGCTCCACAGGTTAAAGTGCTGGAACACCATGGTCAGACGGGTGCGCAGCAGCTGCAGCTGCTTCTTGTCGAACACCTTAAGCTGGCCGTCCTTGTCACGCACCATGCGGATATCTTCATTATTCAGGCTGATAGCCCCCTCGCTCGGCTTCTCGAGGAAGTTGATGCAGCGCAGAAAGGTGCTTTTACCGGAGCCGGAGGAGCCGATGATGCTTATCACGTCGCCGGCGTTGGCCGCCAGCGATACGCCTTTCAACACTTCGTGGTCACCGTAGCGCTTGTGCAGTTCAGTGACGGCTAATTTATTCTCGGACATCGTTTTCTTCCCGTCAGTTGTCAGTGGCTAACGTGCGCCATCCAGCGCTTCTCGGCCTTGCGGAACAGGCTGATTAACACGTAGGAAATGATCAGATACAGCACCGCCGCAATGCCGAAGGCGTAGAACGGCTGGTAGGTCGCGGCGTTGATGTCGCGCGCGATTTTCAGCAGGTCCGGCACGGTGGCGGTGAACGCCAGCGCGGTGGAGTGCAGCATCAGGATCACTTCGTTGCTGTAGGCCGGCAGCGCGGTGCGCAGTGCCGAAGGCAAAATAATGCAGCGATACATCTTGAAGCGGGAAAACCCGTAGGCGTTGGCCGCCTCGATCTCACCGTGCGGTACCGAGCGGATCGCCCCGGCGAAAATCTCGGTGGTATAGGCGCAGGTATTGAGGGTCAACGCCAAAATGGTGCAGTTCAGCCCGCTGCGGAAAAACGCATTGAGGAACTCGCTGCCGCGCACGATCTCCAGGCTGTACATGCCGGAGTAGAACACCAACAGCTGCACATACAGCGGCGTGCCGCGAAACACGTAGGTGTACAGCCACACCGGGAAGCGCACCCATTTGATGGAGGAGACGCGCGCCACCGCCATCGGGATCGCCAGCAGGCCGCCCATCACCACCGACGCAATCAGCAGCCACAGCGTGACCGCCACGCCGGTGAAGCGATAGCCGTCGCTCCACAGCAGCGATTGCCAGTACTGTTGCAAAATGTCGATCATAATTCGGCCCTCTTGACGCCCAGTGAGTAACGCCGTTCAAGCCACAGCAACACGCCGTTGGAAACGGTGGTGAAGATCAGATAAACCACACCGGCCACGATGGCGAAGAAGAACGGCTGATAGGTGCCCTTCCCGGCCAGCTGCGTGGCTTTCACCACGTCGTTCAGACCGAGGATCGACACCAGCGCCGTCGCCTTCAGGATCACCTGCCAGTTGTT is drawn from Serratia entomophila and contains these coding sequences:
- the yfcG gene encoding GSH-dependent disulfide bond oxidoreductase; the encoded protein is MIDLYYAPTPNGHKITLFLEEVGLPYRIHRVNISAGDQFKPEFLSISPNNKIPAIVDQQPVDGGAPISLFESGEILLYLAEKTGKLLSKGLRERAATLQWLFWQVAGFGPMLGQNHHFNHYAPQPVPYAIERYHLETKRLYGVLEAELQKHPYLGGDNYSIADIATYPWVVSHPRQRIDLADYPAVRNWFERISNRPATERAYKLAEQA
- the folX gene encoding dihydroneopterin triphosphate 2'-epimerase, with the translated sequence MSFSQPDAIIRIKNLRLRTFIGIKEEEINNRQDILINVAIHYPAERARNSENIDDALNYRTITKAIIRHVEDNRFALLEKLTQDVLDIVKEHAWVTYAEVEIDKLLALRYADSVSMTMSYRRG
- a CDS encoding TIGR01777 family oxidoreductase; protein product: MRVLITGATGLIGSSLTTRLLALSHQITVLTRDPQRARSRLGDRPTYRQTLDDCTSLDEFDAVINLAGEPIADKRWSAAQKERLCHSRWDLTERLAALIGAGSAPPSVLISGSAVGYYGDQGQAVVTEEEPPHDEFTHQLCQRWESLALQAQSDATRVCLLRTGVVLAPQGGALAKMLPPFRLGLGGPIGDGRQYLPWIHLEDMINGIVFLLDHDTLQGPFNMVAPYPVHNEQFAAQLANVLDRPAFMRVPAFAMRLLMGEAAVLVLGGQRAVPRRLEEAGFHFRYLELEQALDDVINQQRAAAR
- the hisP gene encoding histidine ABC transporter ATP-binding protein HisP, whose translation is MSENKLAVTELHKRYGDHEVLKGVSLAANAGDVISIIGSSGSGKSTFLRCINFLEKPSEGAISLNNEDIRMVRDKDGQLKVFDKKQLQLLRTRLTMVFQHFNLWSHMTVLENVMEAPVQVLGLSKAEARERAVRYLDKVGIDERARGKYPVHLSGGQQQRVSIARALAMEPEVLLFDEPTSALDPELVGEVLRIMQKLAEEGKTMVVVTHEMEFARHVSNHVIFLHKGLIEEQGPPAELFGNPKSQRLQQFLSGALK
- a CDS encoding ABC transporter permease → MIDILQQYWQSLLWSDGYRFTGVAVTLWLLIASVVMGGLLAIPMAVARVSSIKWVRFPVWLYTYVFRGTPLYVQLLVFYSGMYSLEIVRGSEFLNAFFRSGLNCTILALTLNTCAYTTEIFAGAIRSVPHGEIEAANAYGFSRFKMYRCIILPSALRTALPAYSNEVILMLHSTALAFTATVPDLLKIARDINAATYQPFYAFGIAAVLYLIISYVLISLFRKAEKRWMAHVSH